The Thalassophryne amazonica chromosome 6, fThaAma1.1, whole genome shotgun sequence genome includes a region encoding these proteins:
- the LOC117512827 gene encoding LOW QUALITY PROTEIN: CD63 antigen-like (The sequence of the model RefSeq protein was modified relative to this genomic sequence to represent the inferred CDS: deleted 3 bases in 2 codons), which produces MKCVKYLLFFFNFVFWACGLAMIIVGIIVQVTLHNTLMIRDPSASGAPIVIIVVGVIIFFIAFFGCCGAWKENYCMVTMFAVLLTLIILIEIAAAITAYVFRGKIKGIVRDSLNNMIEDYNKSVPGFRDTVDKLQEGLKCCGVSNYSDWDHYGLRLTQVPDSCCVNVSKDCGIEALSKPTKLHSKGCQAALEELLQKNIQWVIVAALVIAFLQIMGIVFACILMRGIHSGYEVM; this is translated from the exons GCATGTGGTCTAGCAATGATTATTGTGGGGATCATCGTTCAGGTGACTCTGCACAACACCTTAATGATCCGTGATCCATCAGCCTCAGGAGCCCCCATCGTGATCATTGTAGTTGGTGTGATTATTTTCTTCATCGCCTTCTTTGGCTGCTGTGGAGCCTGGAAGGAAAACTACTGCATG GTCACCATG TTTGCCGTCCTGCTCACACTCATTATCCTCATTGAGATTGCAGCAGCCATTACTGCATATGTCTTCAGGGGGAAA ATCAAAGGTATTGTCAGGGATAGCCTCAATAACATGATTGAGGACTACAACAAGAGTGTACCTGGATTCAGAGACACTGTGGATAAGCTGCAGGAGGGC TTGAAATGCTGTGGTGTCAGCAACTACTCTGACTGGGATCActacgga ctgagactcactCAGGTGCCTGACTCTTGCTGTGTGAATGTCAGTAAAGACTGTGGAATTGAGGCCCTGTCAAAGCCTACCAAACTTCACAGTAAG GGTTGTCAGGCAGCTTTGGAGGAATTACTGCAGAAAAACATCCAGTGGGTGATAGTTGCAGCTCTTGTAATTGCTTTCTTGCAG ATTATGGGCATTGTGTTCGCCTGCATATTGATGAGAGGCATCCACAGTGGCTACGAGGTCatgtga
- the LOC117512825 gene encoding LETM1 domain-containing protein 1-like isoform X3: MVSILASLPVRSGFKLLFHDTKDVWRIRAKMLCHGIQFQDLPYREMEKLRQFHRNLIKAIPLLMISIPPFANFLVFVLMYLFPRQLLIPHFWTPRQQVEFRGVYHSFRAQHHQPVLRGLEDMSQQVKDVRLNDLCTKVQRGGHPKVSEIIAVRSLFSRPPLGIKRMNVDQMRHMCRLLFLTPHLPGFLIGRRLKSHVLELLLLDRALMRLRPQQLTESELKQACYVRGLNSDGLNLNQCHEWLSQWLQVSTSLKESEVSLLLYNLVLLSVNYPKSSSPH; the protein is encoded by the exons GATTTAAGCTACTTTTTCATGATACCAAAGATGTGTGGAGAATAAGAGCAAAGATGCTGTGTCATGGAATACAGTTCCAGGATTTACCCTACAGGGAAATGGAGAAACTCAGACAG tttcACAGAAACCTGATCAAAGCCATCCCACTGCTGATGATATCCATACCTCCTTTTGCAAACTTCTTGGTTTTTGTCTTGAT GTACCTTTTCCCGCGTCAGCTCCTGATCCCTCATTTCTGGACTCCGAGGCAGCAGGTAGAGTTTCGGGGAGTATATCACTCCTTCAGAGCTCAACACCACCAGCCAGTGCTCAGAGGGCTCGAGGACATGAGCCAGCAGGTCAAAGACGTCCGACTTAATGACCTGTGCACTAAA GTACAGCGTGGAGGACACCCCAAAGTGTCAGAGATCATCGCTGTTCGAAGTCTGTTCTCTCGACCTCCACTGGGTATAAAGAGAATGAACGTGGACCAAATG AGGCATATGTGCCGCCTGCTCTTCTTGACgcctcacctcccagggtttctgATTGGCCGAAGGTTAAAAAGCCACGTGCTGGAGCTGCTCCTGTTGGACCGCGCCCTCATGAGGCTCCGCCCTCAGCAGCTGACTGAGTCAGAACTCAAACAG GCTTGTTATGTCAGAGGCCTCAATTCTGATGGGCTGAACCTTAACCAGTGCCACGAGTGGTTATCCCAGTGGCTTCAGGTGTCGACTTCACTAAAAG AATCTGAGGTGTCGCTGCTGTTGTACAACCTTGTATTGCTTTCTGTCAACTACCCAAAGAGCTCCAGCCCTCACTGA